The genomic window CATCCATGGGGCAGATCTCTTCACAGGCCTGACATCCGGTACACTGGTCTGTGTCCACCGATGCCTGGAAATTGGAATTCACGATCCTTGCCGGAGACGGTGTTTTTTTGATGTTGCTCAAAATCTGACAGCAGCAGTCGCAGCACAGGCAGATGTTCATGGGTTTCACGGAATTGGAGGGCTGGGCCACCAGTCCCTGGGCTGCGCCTTTGCGGACGATGTCCATGGCCTCATCCGCTGTGATGGTGCGGCCGATGCCCCGGCTTTCATAAATATAGGCACCACCTCCGAAAACCAGGCAGGATTCTTCCATTTTACCGCATCCTTTGCCCACCATGGTGTGTTCCCGGCGGCAGATACACGGTGCCACCAGAATTTTGGACTGACTTCGCACCAGATTTTCCAGATGTTCATGGTCCATGATGTTGAGCTGGGTGTTGATGGATTTTTCCACGGGCACCACCCGGAGCTGCTGGGTTTTGTGCGCTTCCTGGGCTTTCATGAGATAGGGCACATATTCATTGAAATCTTTGATCAGCTGTTGAGTCAGCCGGTCCACCTGGTATTCCCAGATGCCCACCACAAACTGCAAGAGCATGAACGTATCCCCGTCGGGTTTTCTGATGTGCAGGATCAATCCTTTTTCACCCATCTCTATAAGCATGGGCAGGATCGTTTCAGCGGGTTTTCCGACCCGCAAAGCAATGGCTTCCACGGGTTCGGGCATCATCACCAGGTTCAGGGCCAGTTGGGCTTGCTCAGGTGTGAACAATTGTTTGAGGATGCGCAGCTCCACACCGGATTCCGTGGGAGGAAAGCCGCCCGGGGTGTTGTCCAGGTGGCGGGCCAGGTCTTTATATACCTTTTCCAT from Desulfotignum phosphitoxidans DSM 13687 includes these protein-coding regions:
- a CDS encoding DUF362 domain-containing protein, producing the protein MEKVYKDLARHLDNTPGGFPPTESGVELRILKQLFTPEQAQLALNLVMMPEPVEAIALRVGKPAETILPMLIEMGEKGLILHIRKPDGDTFMLLQFVVGIWEYQVDRLTQQLIKDFNEYVPYLMKAQEAHKTQQLRVVPVEKSINTQLNIMDHEHLENLVRSQSKILVAPCICRREHTMVGKGCGKMEESCLVFGGGAYIYESRGIGRTITADEAMDIVRKGAAQGLVAQPSNSVKPMNICLCCDCCCQILSNIKKTPSPARIVNSNFQASVDTDQCTGCQACEEICPMDAIAVTDGLAQVNKERCIGCGLCVTVCEFDAMSLADKQEMERWDPPRTLVDTYMKIAQEKGLF